In Ctenopharyngodon idella isolate HZGC_01 chromosome 2, HZGC01, whole genome shotgun sequence, the following are encoded in one genomic region:
- the LOC127501988 gene encoding CMRF35-like molecule 1: MRADNGTPDVSVVSSSVSGHEGGNVSVQCFYTSGYQNQPKQWCRYKDQSCYTVGRTDTSQNPSVQISDDGRRSFTVLMTGLRLSDSGWFFCSAGEAMNPVHLTVIEAKPVSVSGAEKDKWHFCLSQN, encoded by the exons ATGAGGGCAGACAACGGAA CTCCTGATGTGTCTGTGGTGAGCAGCAGTGTATCTGGACATGAAG GTGGTAATGTCAGTGTCCAGTGTTTCTACACTTCTGGATATCAGAATCAGCCCAAACAGTGGTGCAGATATAAAGATCAGAGCTGTTACACAGTGGGGAGGACTGACACATCCCAGAATCCATCAGTCCAGATCAGTGATGATGGGAGAAGATCCTTCACTGTGCTGATGACTGGACTGAGACTCAGTGATTCTGGATGGTTCTTCTGCTCTGCTGGAGAGGCAATGAACCCTGTTCATCTCACTGTAATTGAGGCAAAACCAG TAAGTGTGTCCGGCGCTGAGAAGGACAA ATGGCATTTCTGTCTGTCACAGAACTAG